GGGATGTGTATCTATTAAAGAATATATCGTATTCATGCTGTTAAAAAGAAAATGAGGGTCTATCTGATTTTTTAATGCTTCAAACTGCGATTGAATATTCTCTCTTTTAAGTTGTTCTGTTTGGATTAACGAAATTTTCCACTGTTTAAAATAGTAATATCCTTCAAGTATTGAAAGAGCAAACGTGTTTATTATTATTACGACAATTATATTACTAAATAAAACAAGGCCTAATTTTCGATTTCCAAAATGATTAAATATGAAATAGAATATCAATGCATTAATTATAACTATTATTACAGAATTAATATTGGTTAATAATATTTCAAAACTTATTCGTTGAATTAATTTTTTATCCCCGGGGAATTTTTTTTGTATCCAATTAAAAGTTTTAATATTAACGGTAAAAATTGATACAGAAACAATAAATGAATACAAATACCCGGATATTAGGTTGTGTGCAGGTTTCTTATCTCCCAAATAAAATTTCAAATAAAAAAATAAGGGTATAATTAATGCAATTATAATACAAGCAATTAATATTTTTCTGTTGAATTTTATGATATTTCTGTTATCGGTCATTAGTTATTTGGTCATTTAGTTGTCATTCGATAGTCATTTGGTTGTCATTTGGTTGTCATTTTTTTTTTGCTGTGATTCAATTGCTGTTTTATGTTTTTTTTCCTATTGATTTGATGTAATTATTCATTTTTTGTCCCTTTTGGGACATTCTATTTGTAACACGGCAGGGAACTGCCGTGATATACAGCACTACTGGTTTTGAGTTCCGTAGGAACGTTCCTGCGGAACTTTTTATCTTATGTCGTTTAATTTGTCACGGCACTGACGTACTGTGTTACAAATAGAACAATCCTATGGATTTTTTAAAAAACAGTTACAAATATACTAA
This genomic window from Bacteroidales bacterium contains:
- a CDS encoding histidine kinase, whose protein sequence is MTDNRNIIKFNRKILIACIIIALIIPLFFYLKFYLGDKKPAHNLISGYLYSFIVSVSIFTVNIKTFNWIQKKFPGDKKLIQRISFEILLTNINSVIIVIINALIFYFIFNHFGNRKLGLVLFSNIIVVIIINTFALSILEGYYYFKQWKISLIQTEQLKRENIQSQFEALKNQIDPHFLFNSMNTIYSLIDTHP